From the Pseudanabaena sp. BC1403 genome, one window contains:
- the dnaX gene encoding DNA polymerase III subunit gamma/tau — protein MGYEPLHHKYRPQIFADLVGQEAIAHTLSNALNTKRIAPAYLFTGARGTGKTSSARIMAKSLNCLSSDQPTPHPCGKCELCLSIANGNALDITEIDAASNTGVDNIRELIERAQFAPVKARFKVYIIDECLTGDTLVQTSAGLIRLDDQDLLGKQVLSYNEVLSKWEYKKVLRWLDRGVKPTLIIKTNQRSIQCTGNHLVRTESGWTQASNIKVGMNILSPVPVAVELPCQWHTNLERVESVTVVGDERVYDIEVEDNNNFVANGLLVHNCHMLSTAAFNALLKTLEEPPDRVTFILATTDPQRVLPTIISRCQRFDFRRIPLDAMVKHLGKIAANENINIHTEAITLVSQIAQGGLRDAESLLDQLSLLDGEITIEAVWDLVGSVPEQDLLSLIEAIASDNSIQLIDYVRRIMDRGREPLIVLQNLANVYRDLLIAKTASDRSDLVAMTSSGWERLSQLAQGLAIPNILLGQQHLRSAELQIRNTTQPRLWLEVTLMGLLPSAQGAIAQSQSPLPSPAQTFISSRSTPATPQVAPQPAKANPAAQAPSQTPSIPAQESHPIPQIAKVDEPSTPSISALPVVETPISSGSDDLENFASVGYDLEQMWQSILSMLPTPTKWVFIQIQAHILSIDSGSVKIGLGGKRDETTKNIVVQKRPELEEVFAKHLQRPIKVMFSFVTTPPQAETVKVAAPLPVSPAIAPPPVTYQNPTIPSVPAPPQPLADPPVNIAPNQAPQPQPQPKGYVGMSEDDRVIKNLADLFNGQIVDLDEESSNESINQDT, from the coding sequence ATGGGCTATGAGCCACTACACCACAAATATCGACCGCAAATCTTTGCTGACCTCGTTGGGCAAGAGGCGATCGCACATACCCTTAGCAATGCCTTAAACACTAAGCGTATCGCACCTGCATACCTATTTACAGGCGCAAGAGGTACAGGCAAAACGTCCAGTGCGCGGATCATGGCAAAGTCGCTCAATTGCCTAAGCTCTGACCAACCTACACCCCACCCCTGCGGCAAGTGTGAACTATGTCTTAGCATTGCTAATGGTAATGCGCTAGATATTACCGAAATTGATGCGGCAAGTAACACTGGTGTCGATAATATTCGCGAATTAATTGAACGCGCCCAATTTGCGCCAGTTAAGGCAAGGTTTAAGGTTTATATCATTGATGAATGTTTGACAGGCGATACCCTTGTCCAAACTAGTGCAGGTTTGATTCGTCTTGACGATCAAGATTTATTAGGTAAACAAGTACTTAGCTATAACGAAGTGTTGTCGAAATGGGAATACAAAAAAGTATTGCGCTGGTTAGATCGTGGCGTAAAGCCTACGTTAATAATTAAAACTAATCAGCGATCGATTCAATGTACAGGTAATCATTTAGTTAGAACAGAATCAGGATGGACACAAGCAAGCAATATCAAAGTTGGGATGAACATATTGTCACCTGTGCCTGTGGCTGTGGAACTTCCTTGTCAATGGCATACAAATTTGGAGAGGGTCGAGTCTGTAACAGTCGTTGGTGATGAAAGAGTCTATGACATCGAAGTAGAAGATAATAATAATTTTGTTGCTAATGGTCTGCTAGTTCATAACTGTCATATGCTCAGCACAGCAGCGTTTAACGCATTGCTGAAAACTCTTGAAGAACCTCCCGATCGCGTTACTTTTATTCTTGCGACTACTGATCCACAGCGCGTATTACCAACGATTATTTCGCGGTGTCAACGATTTGACTTTCGGCGGATTCCTCTTGATGCGATGGTGAAGCATTTAGGGAAGATTGCCGCAAATGAGAATATTAATATTCATACTGAAGCGATTACCTTGGTTTCTCAAATTGCACAGGGTGGGCTACGTGATGCAGAATCTTTGCTCGATCAATTGAGCTTATTGGATGGAGAGATTACTATTGAAGCAGTATGGGATTTGGTGGGATCAGTTCCTGAGCAAGATTTGCTGTCGCTAATTGAAGCGATCGCATCCGATAATTCCATCCAATTAATTGACTATGTGCGGCGAATTATGGATCGTGGTCGCGAACCATTAATCGTGTTACAGAACTTGGCGAATGTATATCGTGATCTATTAATTGCGAAAACAGCTAGCGATCGCAGTGATCTTGTTGCCATGACTAGTTCTGGTTGGGAGAGATTGAGTCAACTAGCTCAAGGTTTAGCAATACCAAATATTTTACTGGGTCAACAACATTTGCGATCGGCAGAGCTACAAATCCGCAATACTACGCAGCCGCGCCTATGGCTAGAAGTCACGCTGATGGGCTTACTCCCATCAGCACAGGGTGCGATCGCGCAGTCACAATCGCCTCTTCCTTCTCCAGCGCAAACATTTATTTCATCGCGCAGTACACCCGCGACTCCGCAAGTTGCACCTCAACCAGCGAAGGCTAATCCTGCTGCACAAGCTCCATCACAAACTCCATCAATCCCAGCACAAGAATCGCATCCAATCCCTCAAATAGCAAAGGTAGATGAACCATCTACGCCTTCGATATCGGCTCTTCCAGTTGTTGAAACGCCGATATCATCGGGAAGTGATGATCTTGAGAACTTTGCGTCAGTTGGATATGATCTAGAGCAGATGTGGCAAAGTATTTTGTCAATGTTGCCTACACCGACAAAATGGGTTTTTATCCAGATTCAGGCTCATATTCTCTCAATCGATAGTGGTAGTGTCAAAATTGGCTTAGGTGGGAAGCGTGATGAAACCACCAAAAATATTGTGGTTCAGAAGCGACCAGAACTAGAAGAAGTTTTTGCTAAGCATTTGCAGCGCCCGATTAAGGTAATGTTTTCATTTGTGACTACACCGCCTCAAGCTGAAACAGTAAAAGTTGCGGCTCCTCTTCCTGTTAGTCCTGCGATCGCACCTCCGCCTGTCACTTACCAAAATCCAACCATACCTTCAGTTCCTGCTCCTCCACAGCCATTAGCAGATCCACCAGTAAACATAGCGCCTAATCAAGCACCTCAGCCCCAACCTCAACCTAAAGGTTATGTTGGGATGTCGGAGGATGATAGGGTGATCAAAAATTTAGCTGACTTGTTTAATGGACAAATTGTTGATCTTGATGAAGAGTCTAGCAATGAATCTATTAATCAGGATACTTAG
- a CDS encoding beta-ketoacyl-ACP synthase: MKSWDRKADRTTVVVTGIGMMTAIASGRENTWQKLLENKSGIKFDHQLQLPVAKINCLEDSHSSRSQDLLEKATLEAIVDSNLEIPLLKCGVVIGSSRSNQRELELLLDKPDQILIENKWWQCQPANLSAQIANLVQTQAPVLSPMAACATANWTIAQAVELIRSGQCNMAIAGATDAAITPLTIAGFQKISVLAKSGVHPFSQEREGFALGEGAAVLVLESLESARQRGCQIYGRVLGWGITNDAYHATSPNPDNKMAAIAIKDCLRRSQISAADIGYINVHGTATQMNDAREAELIQRIFPDSKVSATKGATGHTLGATGMIEAAFCLLALRDRILPPTVGMQTPAFDLRMIQQVERAPDLQYALNFSFGFGGQNAIVAFGQKLYW; encoded by the coding sequence ATGAAATCTTGGGATAGAAAAGCTGATAGAACAACAGTTGTTGTGACAGGTATTGGCATGATGACTGCGATCGCATCTGGTCGCGAAAATACTTGGCAAAAACTTTTAGAGAACAAATCAGGAATTAAGTTTGACCATCAATTACAACTTCCTGTTGCCAAAATTAATTGTTTAGAGGATTCTCATTCATCGCGATCGCAAGATTTATTAGAAAAAGCTACTTTAGAAGCGATCGTTGATTCAAATCTAGAAATTCCATTACTGAAATGTGGGGTAGTCATTGGTTCTAGTCGTAGTAACCAAAGAGAATTAGAATTACTTCTAGATAAACCTGACCAGATCTTAATTGAGAATAAATGGTGGCAATGTCAGCCAGCGAATTTGTCAGCACAAATTGCTAATTTAGTGCAAACTCAAGCCCCAGTACTGTCGCCGATGGCAGCCTGTGCAACTGCAAATTGGACAATTGCTCAAGCTGTTGAATTAATCCGTTCAGGACAATGCAACATGGCGATCGCAGGTGCAACCGATGCAGCGATTACACCATTAACGATCGCAGGATTTCAAAAAATTAGCGTATTAGCCAAATCAGGCGTGCATCCATTTAGTCAAGAGCGCGAAGGTTTTGCGCTAGGAGAAGGTGCGGCGGTGCTAGTACTAGAGTCGCTGGAGTCTGCAAGGCAGCGAGGTTGTCAAATTTATGGCAGGGTTTTAGGCTGGGGAATTACTAATGATGCTTATCATGCCACTAGTCCCAATCCTGACAATAAAATGGCTGCGATCGCAATTAAAGATTGTTTGAGGCGATCGCAAATTAGTGCTGCTGATATTGGTTATATCAATGTGCATGGCACGGCAACTCAAATGAATGATGCCCGTGAAGCAGAATTAATCCAAAGAATTTTTCCTGACAGTAAAGTTAGCGCAACCAAAGGTGCAACAGGGCATACGCTGGGGGCAACAGGGATGATCGAGGCAGCGTTCTGTCTATTGGCTTTACGCGATCGCATTTTGCCTCCTACCGTGGGAATGCAAACCCCTGCTTTTGATTTGAGAATGATTCAACAAGTAGAGCGCGCACCCGATCTCCAATATGCGCTTAATTTTAGCTTTGGCTTTGGAGGGCAAAATGCGATCGTCGCCTTTGGTCAAAAGTTATACTGGTGA
- a CDS encoding Uma2 family endonuclease, giving the protein MPATSVLKRLFTVKEYDRMSESGVLADGERVELIRGEIIKMSPIGRRHAACVIRLSDVFTRKLSDRILLSVQNPLALDNTSKPEPDVVLLKRKSDCYESGLPQPADVFLLIEVADSTVDSDRELKSPLYAEDGITEVWLVDINSACIEVYRYPTAEGYQEIQKFYRGQNLSILAFPEVSITVDEILG; this is encoded by the coding sequence ATGCCAGCTACATCAGTACTTAAGCGCCTCTTCACCGTGAAAGAATATGATCGGATGTCTGAATCTGGAGTGCTAGCTGACGGTGAGCGCGTAGAACTAATTAGAGGAGAAATAATTAAAATGTCACCCATTGGTAGAAGACATGCAGCTTGTGTAATTCGATTGTCTGATGTTTTTACAAGAAAATTAAGCGATCGCATTTTACTTAGTGTGCAGAACCCTTTAGCTTTAGATAACACTTCTAAGCCTGAACCAGATGTAGTGTTGTTAAAGCGTAAATCTGATTGCTATGAGTCTGGACTACCACAGCCTGCTGATGTATTTCTATTAATCGAGGTAGCGGATAGTACTGTTGATAGCGATCGCGAATTAAAAAGCCCACTTTATGCTGAAGATGGCATTACGGAAGTTTGGTTAGTTGATATTAATAGCGCTTGTATAGAAGTTTATCGATACCCAACTGCTGAAGGTTATCAAGAAATCCAGAAATTCTATCGTGGTCAAAACTTATCTATTCTTGCTTTTCCTGAGGTAAGTATTACTGTCGATGAAATCTTGGGATAG
- a CDS encoding Ig-like domain-containing protein has protein sequence MQLSPRFKLFSQPLDRYAIGLAAFLAVAIAILLWVGDRTAPQVREFSWQGQKIDATNISFSLTFNRPMERDSVEKNLKISPPLAGKISWSSRRMSYTPLAPATYGKSYTVKLENAFDRFASESGDKKAIEPFTGSFATPNPYFAYIGSQGEEKGRLILYDVLQKSKRVLTPANLSVLDFRIYPDRQKVLFGAIETVGQSLLDQKLYLVTTGIDREDRLTSNPPEIKPILGSDDFQNFKFDLSPDGKNILVQRLSRQQVGRYGLWLIKDNQPPRSLDNQPGGDFMFTPDSASVAIAQGEGVAILPLEPQAPPLDFLPRFGTVLNFGRSGTQAATIKFNKDYTRSLYLVNNQGLQKELTKINGSILGAQFDPQEKTLYCLLTDVEQDTAKNIFREKPYLAAINLETAELRRLLELPPQREVQFNIAPDGQSILLNSAIPSDKNTSNSPPISEDSAQASRASRAPQVPTQLVMLPINNNQGANPLQPEVLPMFGTVPRWLP, from the coding sequence ATGCAACTTAGCCCTCGCTTTAAATTATTTTCTCAGCCGCTCGATCGCTATGCAATTGGGCTAGCAGCTTTTTTGGCTGTAGCGATCGCCATATTATTATGGGTGGGCGATCGCACAGCGCCACAGGTGAGAGAGTTTAGTTGGCAAGGTCAAAAGATTGATGCCACTAATATCTCATTTTCTTTAACATTTAATCGTCCAATGGAACGCGACAGCGTTGAGAAAAATCTTAAGATTTCCCCACCCCTCGCAGGTAAAATCAGTTGGTCATCGCGGCGGATGTCCTATACGCCCCTAGCGCCAGCCACTTATGGTAAATCCTATACGGTCAAGCTAGAAAATGCCTTCGATCGCTTTGCCAGTGAATCTGGCGATAAAAAAGCGATCGAACCATTTACTGGCAGTTTTGCGACACCAAATCCTTATTTTGCATATATAGGCTCACAGGGGGAAGAAAAAGGTCGCCTTATACTTTACGATGTGCTACAAAAGAGCAAGCGCGTTTTAACACCCGCTAATCTGTCTGTCCTAGATTTTCGGATTTATCCTGATCGCCAAAAGGTTCTCTTTGGAGCGATTGAAACGGTGGGGCAAAGCTTACTTGATCAAAAACTTTATCTGGTAACGACAGGCATTGATCGCGAAGATCGGTTAACGTCAAATCCTCCAGAAATCAAACCTATACTTGGTAGCGATGACTTTCAAAATTTTAAATTCGATCTCTCGCCCGACGGCAAAAACATCTTGGTACAGCGACTCAGCCGTCAGCAAGTCGGACGCTATGGACTCTGGCTCATCAAAGATAATCAACCGCCAAGATCGCTTGATAATCAGCCAGGAGGCGATTTTATGTTCACGCCCGACAGCGCGTCGGTGGCGATCGCTCAAGGCGAAGGAGTTGCGATTTTGCCTCTTGAGCCACAGGCCCCACCGCTGGACTTTCTCCCAAGATTCGGTACGGTTCTAAATTTTGGTAGGAGTGGGACACAGGCTGCCACGATTAAATTTAATAAGGACTATACGCGATCGCTATATTTGGTAAATAACCAAGGATTGCAGAAGGAACTCACGAAAATTAATGGGTCTATTCTTGGTGCTCAGTTTGATCCTCAAGAAAAGACTCTATATTGCTTACTCACTGATGTTGAACAAGATACTGCTAAAAACATCTTCCGTGAGAAGCCATATCTTGCTGCGATTAATCTGGAAACGGCAGAACTGCGAAGACTTTTAGAACTTCCGCCACAAAGAGAAGTTCAATTTAATATTGCTCCTGATGGTCAATCAATTCTTTTAAATTCTGCAATTCCTAGTGACAAAAACACATCTAATTCGCCACCTATTTCCGAAGATTCTGCTCAGGCTTCTAGAGCTTCTCGCGCTCCCCAAGTGCCAACCCAATTAGTTATGTTACCGATTAATAATAATCAAGGCGCAAATCCACTGCAACCCGAAGTATTGCCAATGTTCGGCACAGTTCCACGCTGGTTGCCATAA
- a CDS encoding ArsA family ATPase produces the protein MSLILTFIGKGGVGKTTTAIAAARAFAAQNKNVLYVGQQAGDTLSMRLGAELSSEPQLVAPNFAAVHLQSTVLLEKYWDKMKGLESQFLRTPFFKEVYGQELGILPGMDSALGLSFLRERDAESKYDVIIYDGMGDLETLRMLGMPEILGWYLRRFKKVLTGSALGQAISPFVEPILRSILQVSSTDDISQQAGEMSSVLTRGQKAVNDPSRVAAYLVTTGDPYAIATAKYLWGSAQQVGLTVGGVFSRDQISDSDFEPLSICQIPDQVTELTIPEHLANLAPKPIEINTITKQVKLFLPTFNKKQVKIIQLGPEVTIEAGDQRRNIFLPNELAGKQANGAKFQDSYLIISFG, from the coding sequence ATGAGCCTAATTCTGACATTTATCGGTAAAGGCGGCGTTGGCAAAACGACAACTGCGATCGCTGCCGCGCGTGCTTTTGCCGCCCAGAACAAAAACGTTTTATATGTGGGTCAACAAGCAGGCGACACCCTTAGCATGAGACTAGGTGCAGAGCTGAGCAGTGAGCCGCAATTAGTTGCACCGAATTTTGCGGCTGTACATCTGCAATCAACGGTCTTGTTGGAAAAGTATTGGGACAAAATGAAAGGGCTAGAAAGCCAATTTCTGCGTACTCCTTTTTTTAAGGAGGTTTATGGACAAGAGCTAGGCATTTTACCAGGTATGGATTCAGCTCTTGGTTTGAGCTTTTTGCGTGAACGTGATGCTGAAAGTAAGTATGACGTAATCATTTACGATGGCATGGGAGATCTCGAAACCTTACGAATGCTAGGAATGCCAGAGATTTTAGGCTGGTATTTGCGACGGTTTAAAAAAGTATTGACAGGTTCGGCTCTTGGACAAGCGATTTCGCCTTTTGTGGAACCAATCTTAAGAAGTATTCTGCAAGTTTCTAGCACCGATGATATTTCGCAACAAGCTGGTGAAATGTCTTCAGTATTAACACGCGGTCAAAAAGCAGTTAATGATCCGAGTCGCGTGGCGGCTTATCTGGTCACGACTGGAGATCCCTATGCGATCGCTACAGCTAAATATCTATGGGGTAGTGCGCAACAGGTTGGTTTAACAGTTGGTGGCGTATTTTCTAGAGATCAGATTTCTGATTCTGATTTTGAGCCTCTATCCATATGTCAAATCCCCGATCAGGTAACTGAGTTAACAATTCCTGAGCATCTTGCTAATCTTGCACCAAAGCCAATTGAAATAAATACTATAACTAAGCAAGTCAAGTTATTTTTGCCAACATTCAATAAAAAACAGGTCAAAATAATTCAACTAGGCCCAGAAGTAACCATCGAAGCAGGCGATCAACGCCGTAATATTTTCTTGCCAAATGAGCTAGCAGGCAAACAAGCCAATGGCGCAAAATTTCAAGATTCTTATCTCATTATTTCCTTTGGCTAA
- a CDS encoding HU family DNA-binding protein, with product MADINRQDIIRGMMAEVDGLSYSMASASLEAVLTCVTEALSNHQSITLSGFGKFAVHHRRARLGSHPRTHQPITIPEVIVPHFTPSPNLKKLVQKPSEKIQ from the coding sequence ATGGCAGATATTAACCGTCAAGATATCATTCGGGGCATGATGGCAGAAGTTGATGGACTAAGCTATAGCATGGCTTCCGCTAGTCTTGAAGCAGTTTTAACCTGCGTCACTGAAGCTTTATCCAATCACCAATCTATAACATTGAGCGGTTTTGGTAAGTTTGCAGTCCATCATCGTCGTGCCCGTTTAGGAAGTCACCCTCGCACACATCAGCCAATTACGATTCCCGAAGTTATTGTTCCGCATTTTACTCCCAGTCCTAATCTGAAAAAGCTGGTGCAAAAGCCTAGTGAGAAAATCCAATGA
- a CDS encoding DUF2862 domain-containing protein has product MQVGQKVRVRSFKDGSGKAIANKVGEIGVIKEEKIMDGSKWGYVVKFPDSTKSWFFADELESIV; this is encoded by the coding sequence ATGCAAGTTGGTCAAAAAGTTCGTGTTCGTAGTTTCAAAGATGGCAGTGGCAAGGCGATCGCTAACAAAGTCGGCGAGATCGGAGTCATTAAAGAAGAAAAAATTATGGATGGTAGCAAATGGGGCTACGTTGTCAAGTTCCCCGACAGTACCAAGTCTTGGTTTTTTGCAGATGAGTTAGAATCAATAGTCTAA
- the panB gene encoding 3-methyl-2-oxobutanoate hydroxymethyltransferase yields MSVTIAQLQKWKQQKKPIAALTASDYAIAKLLDKAGVDMILVGDSLAMVTLGYKNTLPVSLDAMIHHAQAVGRGVENAFLIVDMPFLSYQVSTEEAMRSAGRIFKETDARGIKLEGGYPDMVATIHKLVQAGMPVMGHVGLTPQSVHRIGYRVQGGTPDAAAEILHQSKALVEAGIFALLLENIPAELATQITELIPVPTIGIGAGQGCDGQILVTHDVLGLSDWQPPFAHKYVDLNSIITEAVKQYCQDVRKPKN; encoded by the coding sequence ATGTCAGTAACGATCGCCCAATTGCAAAAATGGAAACAGCAAAAAAAGCCGATCGCGGCGCTGACTGCAAGTGACTATGCGATCGCTAAACTGCTAGACAAAGCAGGCGTAGATATGATTTTGGTGGGTGATTCTTTGGCGATGGTGACACTCGGATACAAAAACACGCTTCCCGTTTCTCTAGACGCAATGATCCATCATGCCCAAGCAGTGGGACGTGGTGTTGAGAATGCTTTTCTAATTGTCGATATGCCATTTCTTAGCTATCAAGTTAGTACTGAAGAGGCAATGCGATCGGCTGGGCGCATTTTTAAAGAAACCGATGCACGCGGTATCAAACTCGAAGGCGGCTATCCTGATATGGTTGCGACTATTCACAAATTAGTGCAAGCGGGAATGCCTGTGATGGGGCATGTAGGATTAACACCACAATCGGTACATCGGATCGGCTATCGAGTTCAGGGTGGCACGCCCGATGCTGCCGCAGAAATTTTGCATCAATCTAAAGCTTTAGTCGAAGCTGGTATTTTTGCACTCTTATTAGAAAATATTCCTGCGGAGTTAGCGACCCAGATTACAGAACTTATTCCTGTTCCTACAATTGGTATTGGTGCGGGTCAAGGCTGTGATGGACAGATTCTTGTAACCCACGATGTCTTGGGCTTATCCGATTGGCAACCGCCTTTTGCCCACAAATATGTAGACCTAAACAGCATAATTACGGAAGCAGTTAAGCAATATTGCCAAGATGTCCGAAAGCCCAAGAATTGA